In the Micromonospora narathiwatensis genome, one interval contains:
- a CDS encoding sortase: MTVTTSRPPAAPPPAPAATAPAPPPAAASRPLPAVTASPPESGASSPAHLAFHLSGAGLTILAVVLLAFVAHLTVVSQLRYARSQQTAYADFRYELANATAPVGQTDENGKLVPPGSAVAVLRIPAIDLRTVVFEGTRGDVLESGPGHRRDTVLPGQAGTSIVMGRKFLYGGPFGALDVLTTGDEITAITGQGEHKYRVIALRRAGEEAPPPSETAPGRLVLITADGPVYAPEDLLYVYAELTSDAQPAARRAFGAASLPASERPMAADQNAWMSVVLWGQALLLAVAAVTWVRVRRGRWPAWIVGLPVCGALGLTLADQVARLLPNLM, from the coding sequence ATGACGGTGACGACAAGTCGCCCGCCGGCGGCACCGCCGCCGGCCCCGGCAGCGACCGCGCCGGCGCCGCCCCCGGCGGCGGCGAGCCGCCCGCTGCCCGCGGTGACGGCGAGCCCTCCGGAGTCGGGTGCTTCGAGCCCCGCACACCTGGCGTTTCACCTCTCCGGGGCCGGGCTCACGATCCTCGCCGTCGTGCTGCTCGCCTTCGTCGCCCACCTCACGGTCGTCTCCCAACTGCGCTACGCGCGGTCTCAGCAGACGGCGTACGCCGACTTCCGCTACGAACTGGCCAACGCCACCGCGCCGGTCGGTCAGACCGACGAGAACGGGAAGCTGGTGCCGCCCGGGAGCGCCGTCGCCGTGCTGCGGATCCCGGCCATCGACCTGCGGACCGTCGTCTTCGAGGGGACCCGGGGCGACGTGCTGGAGTCGGGCCCTGGGCACCGCCGTGACACCGTGCTGCCCGGCCAGGCGGGCACGAGCATCGTCATGGGCCGCAAGTTCCTCTACGGCGGACCCTTCGGCGCGCTCGACGTCCTGACGACGGGCGACGAGATCACCGCGATCACCGGGCAGGGCGAGCACAAGTACCGCGTCATCGCCCTGCGCCGGGCGGGCGAGGAGGCGCCGCCACCGTCGGAGACGGCACCCGGTCGACTGGTTTTGATCACCGCGGACGGGCCGGTCTACGCACCGGAGGACCTGCTCTACGTCTACGCCGAACTGACCTCGGACGCGCAACCCGCGGCACGCCGCGCGTTCGGCGCCGCGTCACTGCCGGCCAGCGAGCGACCGATGGCGGCCGACCAGAACGCCTGGATGTCCGTCGTGCTCTGGGGCCAGGCCCTGCTGCTCGCCGTGGCGGCGGTGACCTGGGTCCGGGTCCGGCGCGGGCGTTGGCCGGCCTGGATCGTCGGCCTACCGGTCTGCGGTGCGCTCGGCCTCACGCTCGCCGACCAGGTCGCCCGCCTACTGCCCAACCTGATGTGA
- the pstB gene encoding phosphate ABC transporter ATP-binding protein PstB: protein MHRGSARVGAATDSLAMLEARSISAWFGDRKVLDRVSLTMPAGQVTALIGPSGCGKSTFLRILNRMHELVPSAALAGEVLLDGRDIYDSSRRVTDARRQIGMVFQKPNPFPAMSIYDNVISGLRLTGIRAGRRELDDLVEECLIKAGLWKEVRDRLRQPGGALSGGQQQRLCIARSLAVRPRVLLMDEPCSALDPTSTRRIEETIAELVTEVTIVIVTHNMQQAARVSDECAFFLASQGTPGSIVEYGPTSAMFENPQDSRTYDYVHGRFG, encoded by the coding sequence ATGCACCGGGGGAGTGCGCGGGTGGGGGCCGCGACGGACTCGCTCGCGATGCTGGAGGCCCGCTCAATCTCGGCCTGGTTCGGTGACCGCAAGGTGCTCGACCGGGTCTCCCTGACGATGCCGGCCGGCCAGGTGACCGCGCTCATCGGGCCGTCCGGCTGCGGTAAGTCCACCTTCCTGCGGATTCTCAACCGGATGCACGAGTTGGTGCCCAGTGCCGCGCTCGCCGGCGAGGTGTTGCTGGACGGGCGGGACATCTACGACTCCTCGCGCCGGGTCACCGACGCGCGCCGGCAAATCGGCATGGTTTTCCAGAAGCCCAACCCGTTTCCGGCGATGTCCATCTACGACAACGTCATTTCCGGGCTGCGGCTGACCGGGATCCGCGCGGGCCGGCGGGAACTGGACGACCTGGTCGAGGAATGCCTGATAAAGGCGGGTCTCTGGAAGGAGGTCCGCGACCGGTTGCGCCAACCGGGCGGAGCGCTCTCCGGTGGACAGCAACAGCGCCTGTGCATCGCCCGATCGCTCGCCGTACGCCCCCGGGTGCTGCTCATGGACGAACCCTGTTCGGCCCTGGACCCCACCTCGACGCGGCGGATCGAGGAGACGATTGCGGAACTGGTCACCGAGGTGACCATTGTCATCGTCACCCACAACATGCAGCAGGCGGCGCGCGTATCCGACGAGTGCGCTTTCTTTCTCGCCAGCCAGGGCACGCCGGGATCGATTGTCGAGTACGGGCCGACGTCCGCCATGTTCGAAAACCCGCAGGATTCCCGGACGTACGACTACGTGCATGGGCGGTTCGGCTGA
- a CDS encoding Ig-like domain repeat protein, translating to MSKRLLARAAALTTGAALAAGALVAVASPALAAPLGTVNLSKTSGLVTDNPMFGTATTSAPCPATYGEEAALRIGPAETGPFTNLTPSLGGGGYDQAPVVANPNRSFQTALGSAPANGRWWIVVECFSLLNGRHPDRFVTEIVVSGNQWKVPVVEATTTSLAVTPAGPVAAGTPVTLTATVAPSGAAGTVEFLRGTNSLGTAAVSGGAATLTTSTIPAGSWSLTARFTPADPSSFGASTSSAVSLAVSGPAGGVSKAQTITADVDPGAFTLDIAQPPSVALAGGQVGGTATGALKQATVTDLRGTNVGWDVTGQLTDFTGAGNIPAGNLSWTPSAAKASGSGAVTAGTAANLGDTRTLCTSAAGSSAGKFTCDAGLSLSIPDSVPPGAYTATLTLTLA from the coding sequence ATGAGTAAGCGTCTGCTTGCTCGTGCGGCCGCCCTGACGACGGGTGCCGCCCTTGCAGCCGGTGCGCTCGTGGCGGTCGCCTCCCCGGCGCTCGCCGCGCCGCTCGGCACCGTCAACCTGTCGAAGACCAGCGGCCTGGTCACCGACAACCCGATGTTCGGAACCGCCACCACCTCCGCGCCGTGCCCGGCGACGTACGGCGAGGAGGCCGCGCTGCGGATCGGTCCGGCGGAGACCGGGCCGTTCACCAACCTCACCCCGTCGCTCGGTGGCGGTGGGTACGACCAGGCGCCGGTGGTGGCCAACCCGAACCGGTCCTTCCAGACCGCGCTCGGCTCGGCGCCGGCCAACGGCCGTTGGTGGATCGTCGTGGAGTGCTTCAGCCTGCTCAACGGCCGGCACCCCGACCGGTTCGTGACGGAGATCGTGGTCAGCGGCAACCAGTGGAAGGTGCCGGTGGTCGAGGCCACCACCACCAGCCTCGCCGTCACCCCGGCCGGCCCGGTCGCGGCCGGCACCCCGGTGACCCTCACCGCGACGGTGGCCCCGAGCGGTGCCGCCGGCACGGTCGAGTTCCTCCGCGGCACCAACTCGCTCGGCACCGCCGCCGTCAGCGGTGGCGCCGCCACCCTGACCACCAGCACCATCCCCGCGGGCTCCTGGTCGCTGACCGCCCGGTTCACGCCGGCCGACCCCAGCTCGTTCGGGGCGTCGACGTCCTCCGCCGTCTCGCTCGCCGTCAGCGGCCCGGCCGGTGGCGTCAGCAAGGCCCAGACCATCACCGCCGACGTCGACCCGGGTGCCTTCACGCTGGACATCGCGCAGCCTCCGTCGGTCGCGCTGGCCGGCGGCCAGGTTGGCGGCACCGCCACCGGTGCGCTCAAGCAGGCCACCGTCACCGACCTGCGGGGCACCAACGTCGGCTGGGACGTGACCGGTCAGCTGACCGACTTCACCGGTGCCGGCAACATCCCGGCCGGGAACCTCAGCTGGACCCCGTCGGCCGCCAAGGCCAGCGGCTCCGGCGCGGTCACCGCGGGCACCGCGGCGAACCTGGGCGACACCCGTACGCTCTGCACCTCGGCCGCGGGCAGCAGCGCCGGCAAGTTCACCTGCGACGCCGGTCTGAGCCTGTCGATCCCGGACAGCGTCCCGCCGGGCGCCTACACCGCCACCCTCACGCTGACCCTGGCCTGA
- a CDS encoding WxL protein peptidoglycan domain-containing protein, protein MYRGQPVRGASAACPIRNPSRSRTMRHRDLFRTGVVLLAVVALTLPGVAAPAVAGPGAARAAAARPVAFQPSATLTAREEPRWSVQPSSRKGPTGKNHFVYDLSPGEQIIDYVGISNLGKEPLTLDTYATDAFNTEDGAFALLPTGQDPRGVGAWIRLPQRSYTVAPGKRLDVPFTLQVPANAEPGDHPGAVVTAMSVTATGKEGQQVTIERRIGARVYLRVSGPVEPSVQITGMELRYDNPVVPFPGGDLTVTYRVANLGNVRVAGKARIQVKGPLGIRLGHSEMIDIPELLPDSEVRLTSTIHGVFPAGPISASLAVNPETVDKKEAVPTARRAASTSAAPWGLLIFLGVLVAAVVLVFVLRRRRRRLLAEIAGGDGGVPDPAGGDPTPLAAGRPA, encoded by the coding sequence ATGTACCGCGGACAGCCGGTCCGTGGTGCATCCGCTGCGTGTCCTATCCGGAACCCCTCTCGGAGTCGTACCATGCGCCATCGTGATCTCTTCCGTACCGGGGTCGTGCTGCTGGCCGTCGTAGCCCTCACCCTTCCCGGCGTCGCCGCTCCGGCCGTCGCCGGACCGGGTGCGGCGCGCGCCGCCGCGGCGCGGCCTGTCGCGTTCCAGCCGTCGGCCACGCTCACGGCGCGCGAAGAACCCCGTTGGAGCGTGCAGCCGTCGAGCCGGAAGGGGCCGACCGGCAAGAACCACTTCGTGTACGACCTCTCGCCCGGCGAGCAGATCATCGACTACGTCGGCATCAGCAACCTCGGCAAGGAACCGCTCACGCTCGACACCTATGCCACCGACGCGTTCAACACCGAGGACGGTGCCTTCGCCCTCCTCCCCACCGGCCAGGATCCCCGGGGCGTCGGCGCCTGGATCAGGTTGCCGCAGCGGTCGTACACGGTCGCGCCGGGGAAACGGCTGGACGTGCCGTTCACGCTGCAGGTTCCGGCGAACGCCGAGCCGGGAGACCACCCCGGAGCCGTGGTTACCGCGATGTCGGTGACGGCGACCGGCAAGGAAGGGCAGCAGGTGACCATCGAGCGGCGCATCGGCGCCCGGGTCTACCTGCGGGTCAGCGGGCCGGTGGAGCCCTCCGTGCAGATCACCGGGATGGAGCTGCGGTACGACAATCCGGTCGTCCCGTTCCCCGGTGGAGATCTGACCGTCACCTATCGGGTGGCGAACCTCGGCAACGTCCGGGTCGCCGGCAAGGCGCGGATCCAGGTCAAGGGCCCACTCGGCATCCGGCTCGGCCACAGCGAGATGATCGACATTCCGGAGTTGCTCCCTGACTCCGAGGTCAGGCTCACCAGCACGATTCACGGCGTCTTCCCGGCCGGTCCGATCTCCGCCTCCCTGGCGGTCAACCCGGAGACCGTGGACAAGAAGGAGGCGGTACCGACCGCCAGACGGGCGGCCTCGACATCGGCGGCGCCCTGGGGGTTGCTGATCTTCCTTGGTGTCCTGGTCGCGGCCGTGGTCCTGGTGTTCGTCCTGAGACGGCGGCGTCGCCGGCTGCTGGCGGAGATCGCTGGCGGCGACGGAGGTGTTCCGGACCCGGCGGGCGGAGACCCGACGCCGCTGGCCGCCGGACGACCGGCGTGA
- a CDS encoding DUF4229 domain-containing protein — MSAAVKYTLGRIGLFVGVLAALWFVEMSMFLRLMLALISSAALSFFLLRGWRDEMAGEMAEASDRRRAEKERLRSALAGDDQPEPADQRREE; from the coding sequence GTGAGCGCGGCGGTCAAGTACACGCTGGGCCGGATCGGGCTGTTCGTCGGCGTGCTGGCGGCCCTCTGGTTCGTCGAGATGAGCATGTTCCTGCGGCTGATGCTGGCACTGATCTCCTCCGCCGCGCTCTCGTTCTTCCTGCTGCGCGGCTGGCGGGACGAGATGGCCGGGGAGATGGCCGAGGCGTCGGACCGGCGCCGCGCCGAGAAGGAGCGGCTGCGCTCCGCGCTCGCCGGGGACGACCAGCCCGAGCCGGCGGACCAGCGCCGCGAGGAGTAG
- a CDS encoding C39 family peptidase, giving the protein MITKPLRAVALAGVTALALLGTTTPAHAGNNLPAGPHDEQITFQEWSKYPDWRTGTHQGTRAIPGHRTGITIDQAVGTTEFTDKHGGTTRTWEYASWTSPERAVGFDATELVASWNAETPAGTWIQVELHGTYNTGQQTPWYVMGRWASGDQDIKRATLDGQGDPWSTIWTDTFSIDNAAKGVLLRSYQLRLTLYRAPGQAAAPRVWMLGAMSSNVPDRFTVTPSRGGIAWGIELPVPRYSQNIHIGEYPEYDGGGEAWCSPTSTEMVVEYWGRKPSAEDTAWVDPSYADPTVDHAARMTYDYEYEGAGNWPFNTAYAATFPGLDARVTRMHSLDEVERFIKAGIPVVTSQSFLASELDGANYGTSGHLFVVVGFTADGDVIINDPASSSDAAVRNVYKREQFEQIWLRTKRYRANGTVAGGSGGIAYLIKPTNHAWPVVPGSTNW; this is encoded by the coding sequence ATGATCACGAAACCGTTGCGCGCGGTCGCCCTCGCCGGCGTGACCGCGCTCGCCCTCCTCGGCACCACCACGCCCGCCCACGCGGGCAACAACCTTCCCGCCGGTCCGCACGACGAACAGATCACCTTCCAGGAGTGGTCGAAGTACCCCGACTGGCGTACCGGCACCCACCAGGGGACGCGGGCCATCCCAGGGCACCGCACCGGGATCACCATCGACCAGGCGGTCGGCACCACCGAGTTCACCGACAAGCACGGCGGCACCACCCGCACCTGGGAGTACGCCAGCTGGACCTCCCCGGAGCGGGCCGTCGGCTTCGACGCCACCGAACTGGTCGCCTCGTGGAACGCGGAGACCCCGGCCGGCACCTGGATCCAGGTCGAGCTGCACGGCACGTACAACACCGGCCAGCAGACCCCCTGGTACGTGATGGGCCGCTGGGCCTCCGGGGACCAGGACATCAAGCGGGCCACCCTGGACGGCCAGGGCGACCCCTGGTCGACCATCTGGACCGACACCTTCTCCATCGACAACGCCGCGAAGGGCGTGCTGCTGCGGTCGTACCAGCTCCGGCTGACCCTCTACCGGGCGCCGGGACAGGCCGCCGCGCCGCGGGTCTGGATGCTGGGCGCGATGAGTTCGAACGTGCCGGACCGCTTCACCGTCACGCCGAGCAGGGGCGGGATCGCCTGGGGCATCGAGCTGCCCGTCCCGCGCTACTCGCAGAACATCCACATCGGGGAGTACCCCGAGTACGACGGCGGCGGCGAGGCGTGGTGCTCGCCGACCTCCACCGAGATGGTGGTCGAGTACTGGGGCCGCAAGCCGTCGGCCGAGGACACCGCCTGGGTCGACCCGAGCTACGCCGACCCCACCGTCGACCACGCGGCCCGAATGACCTACGACTACGAGTACGAGGGCGCCGGCAACTGGCCGTTCAACACCGCGTACGCGGCCACCTTCCCCGGCCTGGACGCGCGGGTCACCCGGATGCACTCGCTCGACGAGGTGGAGCGCTTCATCAAGGCCGGCATCCCGGTCGTCACCTCGCAGTCCTTCCTCGCCAGCGAGCTGGACGGGGCGAACTACGGCACCTCCGGCCACCTGTTCGTGGTGGTCGGCTTCACCGCCGACGGTGACGTGATCATCAACGACCCCGCCTCGTCGTCCGACGCCGCCGTGCGCAACGTCTACAAGCGGGAGCAGTTCGAGCAGATCTGGCTGCGGACCAAGCGGTACCGGGCGAACGGCACGGTGGCCGGCGGCTCGGGCGGCATCGCGTACCTGATCAAGCCGACGAACCACGCCTGGCCGGTCGTGCCCGGCTCGACCAACTGGTGA
- a CDS encoding ABC transporter substrate-binding protein: protein MSRRTPRLFAAALAVGALLLGGCAEKTSTDSPAAGTSSAAAFPVTVGKLTLDKRPEKIVSLSPTATEMLFAIGAGKQVTAVDDQSNYPPEAPKSDLSGFQPNAEAIAGKSPDLVVLANDLNKIVDQLTTLKIPVLLAPAAATIDDTYQQITDLGALTGHPGEAADLTRKMKDDVATLTGSLPKRAEKLTYYHELGPELYTATSKTFIGSIYALAGLENIADPSDADGKNGGYPQLSQEVIVKANPDFVFLSDTKCCQQTAETVKARSGWAGVTAVKNNQIVALDDDIASRWGPRVVDLLRTIVDATAKVPA, encoded by the coding sequence ATGTCCAGACGTACCCCCCGGCTCTTCGCCGCCGCCCTCGCGGTCGGCGCTCTCCTCCTCGGTGGCTGCGCCGAGAAGACCTCGACCGACAGCCCCGCCGCCGGCACCAGCTCCGCCGCGGCCTTCCCGGTCACCGTCGGCAAGCTGACCCTCGACAAGCGCCCGGAGAAGATCGTCTCGCTGTCGCCGACCGCGACCGAGATGCTCTTCGCGATCGGCGCCGGCAAGCAGGTCACCGCCGTCGACGACCAGTCGAACTACCCGCCGGAGGCGCCGAAGAGCGACCTCTCCGGTTTCCAGCCGAACGCCGAGGCGATCGCCGGCAAGAGCCCCGACCTGGTGGTGCTCGCCAACGACCTCAACAAGATCGTCGACCAGCTCACCACGCTGAAGATCCCGGTGCTGCTCGCCCCGGCCGCGGCCACGATCGACGACACGTACCAGCAGATCACCGACCTGGGCGCGCTGACCGGCCACCCGGGCGAGGCGGCCGACCTCACCAGGAAGATGAAGGACGACGTCGCCACGCTCACCGGCAGCCTGCCGAAGCGGGCGGAGAAGCTCACCTACTACCACGAGCTGGGCCCGGAGCTGTACACCGCGACCAGCAAGACGTTCATCGGCTCGATCTACGCCCTCGCCGGCCTGGAGAACATCGCCGACCCGTCGGACGCCGACGGCAAGAACGGCGGCTACCCGCAGCTCTCCCAGGAGGTCATCGTCAAGGCGAACCCGGACTTCGTCTTCCTCTCCGACACCAAGTGCTGCCAGCAGACGGCCGAGACGGTCAAGGCCCGCAGCGGGTGGGCCGGCGTCACCGCGGTGAAGAACAACCAGATCGTCGCCCTCGACGACGACATCGCCTCGCGTTGGGGCCCGCGCGTGGTCGACCTGCTCCGGACGATCGTCGACGCCACCGCCAAGGTCCCGGCGTGA
- a CDS encoding FecCD family ABC transporter permease yields MGTGVGRRGTPARPAGLRKRWLIAGIGAVLVALVAGVSLGPVSLPPGSVAAELLNLLPGVHLDSGLSEREIAIVTELRLPRVVLGLLVGGLLALAGGCYQGVFRNPLADPYLLGVAAGAGLAVTAAIALGVGTGGAVSGMPLTIPLAAFGGSLGAVALTYLLGAAGGRDRSPATLILAGVAVSAFLAAGQTYLMQQHAESLQQVYSWLLGRLATAGWHDVRLVLPYFLLTAVVVLLHRRELDVLSVGDDEATSLGLHPQRSRYLLIAAASLGTAAAVSASGLIGFVGIIVPHTVRMLAGSSYRVILPLSMLFGGAFLALTDVVARTAAAPAEIPIGVVTALLGGPFFVLVLRTARRVFT; encoded by the coding sequence GTGGGCACCGGCGTCGGGCGGCGGGGTACGCCGGCCCGGCCGGCCGGGCTACGGAAGCGCTGGCTGATCGCCGGGATCGGTGCCGTGCTGGTCGCCCTGGTCGCCGGGGTGTCCCTCGGCCCGGTCAGCCTGCCGCCCGGCAGCGTCGCCGCCGAGCTGCTCAACCTGCTGCCCGGAGTGCACCTGGACAGCGGGCTGAGCGAGCGGGAGATCGCCATCGTCACCGAGCTGCGGCTGCCCCGGGTCGTGCTCGGCCTGCTCGTCGGCGGGCTGCTCGCCCTGGCCGGCGGCTGCTACCAGGGCGTCTTCCGCAACCCGCTGGCCGACCCGTACCTGCTGGGCGTGGCGGCCGGCGCGGGGCTCGCGGTGACCGCCGCGATCGCGCTCGGAGTCGGGACGGGCGGTGCGGTGAGCGGCATGCCGCTGACCATCCCGCTCGCCGCGTTCGGCGGATCCCTCGGCGCGGTCGCCCTGACGTACCTGCTCGGTGCGGCCGGCGGACGCGACCGGTCCCCCGCCACGCTGATCCTGGCCGGGGTGGCGGTCTCGGCGTTCCTCGCCGCCGGGCAGACGTACCTGATGCAACAGCACGCCGAAAGCCTCCAGCAGGTCTACTCCTGGCTGCTCGGCCGGCTGGCCACCGCCGGCTGGCACGACGTCCGGCTGGTCCTGCCGTACTTCCTGCTCACCGCGGTCGTGGTGCTGCTGCACCGGCGCGAGCTGGACGTGCTCAGCGTCGGCGACGACGAGGCCACCAGCCTCGGGCTGCACCCGCAGCGCTCCCGCTACCTGCTGATCGCCGCCGCCTCGCTGGGCACCGCCGCCGCGGTCTCCGCCTCGGGCCTGATCGGCTTCGTCGGCATCATCGTGCCGCACACCGTACGGATGCTCGCCGGGTCCAGCTACCGGGTGATCCTGCCGCTGTCGATGCTCTTCGGCGGGGCGTTCCTGGCGCTGACCGACGTGGTCGCCCGGACCGCGGCGGCCCCCGCCGAGATCCCGATCGGTGTGGTCACGGCGCTGCTCGGCGGCCCGTTCTTCGTCCTGGTCCTGCGCACCGCCCGCCGGGTTTTCACGTGA
- a CDS encoding ABC transporter ATP-binding protein, with protein sequence MSARSEPAVEVRGLRVELGGASILAGVDLTVAVGEWVTVIGPNGAGKSTLLRAVGGLLAAPGAVSLFGTPIQAFRRRDRARVVATVAQSPVIPAGMSVFDYVLLGRTPYVPALGRESAADLAAVHEVLDRLDLGAFGHRELATLSGGERQRVFLARALAQGATLLLLDEPTSALDIGHQQEVLELVDQLRREHDLTVLATMHDLSIAGEYADRLVLLADGRVAAAGPAREVLTEDLLATHYRAHVRVIHTDHGPLIVPVRPGERS encoded by the coding sequence GTGAGCGCGAGGAGTGAGCCGGCGGTGGAGGTTCGGGGTCTGCGCGTCGAGCTGGGCGGCGCGTCGATCCTGGCCGGCGTGGACCTGACCGTCGCCGTCGGCGAGTGGGTCACCGTGATCGGCCCGAACGGCGCCGGCAAGTCGACGCTGCTGCGCGCCGTCGGCGGGCTGCTGGCCGCGCCGGGCGCGGTCTCCCTCTTCGGTACGCCGATCCAGGCGTTCCGCCGCCGCGACCGGGCCCGGGTCGTCGCCACCGTCGCCCAGTCCCCGGTGATACCGGCCGGCATGTCGGTGTTCGACTACGTGCTGCTCGGGCGTACCCCGTACGTCCCGGCGTTGGGCCGGGAGTCGGCCGCCGACCTGGCCGCCGTGCACGAGGTGCTGGACCGGCTCGACCTCGGCGCGTTCGGGCACCGGGAGCTGGCCACCCTCTCCGGTGGGGAGCGGCAGCGGGTGTTCCTGGCCCGTGCCCTGGCCCAGGGCGCCACCCTGCTGCTGCTCGACGAGCCGACCAGCGCGCTGGACATCGGCCACCAGCAGGAGGTGCTGGAACTGGTCGACCAGCTCCGCCGCGAGCACGACCTGACCGTGCTCGCCACCATGCACGACCTCTCCATCGCCGGCGAGTACGCCGACCGCCTGGTGCTGCTCGCCGACGGCCGGGTGGCCGCCGCCGGCCCCGCGCGCGAGGTGCTCACCGAGGACCTGCTCGCCACCCACTACCGCGCCCACGTCCGGGTCATCCACACCGACCACGGCCCCCTCATAGTCCCCGTCCGCCCCGGTGAAAGGTCCTGA
- a CDS encoding VOC family protein yields MSVVEPGTPCWTDLATPGLDDAKRFYAELFGWTGRVSPEPAAGGYTVFQKDGRAVAGVGPPAAPDQVPIWSTYVATDDADLVATRVEAAGGQVVVPPFEVFDQGRMAVLSDPAGAVFSVWQPMAMRGAELFNAPGSMCWNELVTPDPERARDFYALVFGWHAEEQPGEPGPYTGWRCGALIVGGMTPPLAELPADLPAYWTVWFAVADADATATRAAELGATVLVPPRDTPKGRLTALRDPQGALFSTLAPRPVRRATA; encoded by the coding sequence GTGAGCGTCGTGGAGCCCGGTACGCCCTGCTGGACCGACCTGGCGACCCCGGGGCTGGACGACGCGAAACGGTTCTACGCGGAACTGTTCGGCTGGACCGGGCGGGTCTCCCCGGAGCCCGCGGCCGGCGGCTACACCGTCTTCCAGAAGGACGGCAGGGCCGTGGCCGGAGTGGGCCCGCCGGCCGCCCCGGACCAGGTGCCGATCTGGTCGACGTACGTGGCGACCGACGACGCCGACCTGGTGGCCACCCGGGTCGAGGCGGCCGGCGGTCAGGTGGTGGTGCCCCCGTTCGAGGTCTTCGACCAGGGCCGGATGGCGGTCCTCTCCGACCCGGCCGGGGCGGTGTTCAGCGTCTGGCAGCCGATGGCGATGCGCGGCGCGGAGCTGTTCAACGCGCCCGGGTCGATGTGCTGGAACGAGCTGGTCACCCCGGACCCCGAGCGGGCCCGGGACTTCTACGCGTTGGTCTTCGGCTGGCACGCGGAGGAGCAGCCGGGTGAGCCGGGCCCGTACACCGGATGGCGGTGCGGCGCGCTGATCGTCGGCGGGATGACGCCGCCGCTGGCGGAGCTGCCGGCCGATCTGCCCGCGTACTGGACGGTGTGGTTCGCGGTGGCGGACGCGGACGCCACCGCGACTCGCGCCGCCGAGCTGGGCGCCACCGTCCTGGTCCCGCCCCGGGACACCCCGAAGGGCCGGCTCACCGCCCTCCGCGATCCCCAGGGCGCCCTCTTCTCCACCCTCGCCCCCCGCCCCGTCCGCCGGGCCACCGCCTAG
- a CDS encoding ABC transporter permease produces the protein MPLALVHARYQLLETVRIPVAIFGSAFFPAAAMLFFVVPFAGHDAAGATYATAAMVTFAVMSANIFQYGIGVAEDRDKPWDPYTRTLPAGPAPRLAGRILAGLALTYLSMIPVVVIAAVATAARVTPMQFLLGAGAIAVIAVPFTLLGLAIGYSLPSKAAIVVAQLVFFPLAFGGGLLSGGPDNAPGFIKAIAPYLPTRGAVEVVWAATTDWRPDPVSMVMLGVWVVVLAAVAAWAYRRDEGRRFT, from the coding sequence GTGCCGCTCGCCCTGGTCCACGCCCGCTACCAACTGCTGGAGACCGTCCGGATCCCGGTCGCGATCTTCGGCAGCGCGTTCTTCCCGGCCGCCGCGATGCTCTTCTTCGTGGTGCCCTTCGCCGGGCACGACGCGGCCGGCGCCACCTACGCCACCGCCGCCATGGTCACCTTCGCCGTGATGAGCGCCAACATCTTCCAGTACGGCATCGGCGTCGCCGAGGACCGCGACAAGCCCTGGGACCCGTACACCCGGACCCTGCCCGCGGGGCCGGCGCCCCGGCTCGCCGGCCGGATCCTGGCCGGCCTGGCGCTCACCTACCTGTCCATGATCCCGGTGGTGGTGATCGCCGCGGTGGCCACCGCCGCCCGGGTGACCCCGATGCAGTTCCTGCTCGGCGCCGGCGCGATCGCGGTGATCGCGGTGCCGTTCACGCTGCTCGGGCTGGCCATCGGCTATTCGCTGCCGAGCAAGGCGGCGATCGTGGTCGCCCAGCTCGTCTTCTTCCCGCTCGCCTTCGGCGGTGGCCTGCTCTCCGGCGGCCCCGACAACGCGCCCGGCTTCATCAAGGCGATCGCCCCCTACCTGCCCACCCGGGGCGCGGTGGAGGTGGTGTGGGCGGCCACCACCGACTGGCGGCCCGACCCGGTCTCCATGGTCATGCTCGGCGTCTGGGTCGTGGTGCTGGCGGCGGTCGCCGCGTGGGCGTACCGGCGGGACGAGGGACGCCGCTTCACCTGA